One Mycteria americana isolate JAX WOST 10 ecotype Jacksonville Zoo and Gardens chromosome 7, USCA_MyAme_1.0, whole genome shotgun sequence genomic window, CGTGAAGAATTCACTGTGAACCCGTCTGAGCCTCGACTCGGATAATGTCTACATTGATGTAACCAAGAATTTTGCTTGAGTAAAAACTGTATGATTTTAGGTTCTGAGCCACTGACTGAAATCTTGGCCCTAAAGAAGTTGGTGGAATTTTTGCCGTTGAATTTCAACAGGTTTGCTACTTGTCCAGAAGTTATTGTTGTGCAGTTTCTTAACTGATGTAAGTTTGTGTTGCTTATTTGGAGTCAAAGGTACACCGATCTGGTAAGTTGGAAGTGCCTGATCCTCTGTTCTGGGTGTGGAGAGCAGTGACAAAAACAAGGTAAGGAAACCAAACTTGTGGTTAAATGCATTGCTACAGTAGAGCCCCAAATCCATGCTATTGTCTTGTTTTAatcctaaaaaaatatttttgtcaccaatttctttaagaaatgttGCCACTGTAAGCTCTGATTTCATGCTTTTGATGATGAGAAATGTTCTaccagcacaaaagaaaacaccaagAGCATGTGAAATGCTGCTTCACTGCATTTATTGTAACGCCTATTACGTGCTGATATAAAAAGCTTCAGTCAGTAAAAGTATATCGGACTCTAATACACTTATGTAAAATGCCTGAATTTGGGGGGTTAACAGATCACCCAGCCTAAATACCCCCAGTTAAAGCTTTCGTGTCGAATACCTTAATCATCGTTACCTTACGAATACCTTAATCATGATTACAGATCAATGATAGCGCAGAGGACCCCAAGGGATAAAGAGCGTAACCATCCCAGAAGGCTGTTTTCCCAAGTAAGGTGTACTTACGGATACGGAGTTAATTTAACCTGGCGGAAATCTTgctaaggggggaaaaaaatgacgaACTTGAGACAGTTTGGCACAATCTCAGAGAACAAAGGCAGGACAGTGGGTCTGCTGTAAACCCCAGTGGAGAATTTGGTGTGAAAGGACACAAAGATGTTCTTGCAGTAGGACTTTGTTGTATTTAGGATGGGTACAAGACATGGCAGTCATTAATGCAACGGCTGTTTGACGGGGTGTTCTGGCAGCGGGCTGTTCCCCCACCGAACCCAAATGTGGAAATTCATCCGTACAGAGCCTTCCTGTCTTGGCAGTTCTGTTTTTGTTCACGGTGAAATAGCAAGAACTGTGTCGTACTGCAAATAGACTAAGACAACATCCTCAGTTTCTGTCTGACAAACGCTGCCTTGCAGTGTTCTGGACCGGTGACAGATGCGGGCAGACAACAAAACAAGTTTTCCTTATATCAATATTTTCTGAGTTGCCTTCACAAATACGAGAGGAGAAACTTTCTTGTTATGTCAGCTCACGCTGCAGGGAACAGCGGTGCGCCAGCGGGACTAGGGCCATGGAGATGCTGGTTACTGGCTTCTGCAGGGCCTTGCGGGGAGACGTTTCGCTGCCTACGCTCGTCCACATCCTTTTACAGGCCAGACACTGGGAGCCGATGGGAAGCTGGGGTTGGACAGCAGCGCcaggaaagaaaacccaacctCGCCCCTGTGTAATGGTATTTGTTTTATTGGAGATGTAAGTTAAAAATCAGCATGTATCTATcccaaaaaatggaaaaaaaaaaattagtagacAAATATTTCTTAGTGACAGATTAATACTTTTCTCAAGATTTTTATCCAAATATATTAACTTTGTTTACAAACTATATTACTCTAAGTAAGAGCAAGTTAGTGACATAACATCAGCTTGGGTATGTttatctgtgtatatatgtagTAGTAAAGTTTTTAGGTAGAACTGTAGAACATGAGTCTTGCAGTTTAAGAAATGATGGGAAGTAATTTTGGAACAAAACAGGCTAGTGAAAGCATTCCAAGTCATTGTTCGACTTGTACAGAAAAATTATCACAACTCCAGGTCTATCAACACAAGGATTTTCTCATTTAATACATACACAGAAAGCCGacaatctctttttaaaaatttgctccCCTTTCATATAAAATCCCAGCAGCTGATCCAGATTCCACTCCAGATCCATCTTCGAGTCCCTGATTCTCTGAAGCACAGAAGTATTTCACTTTCAGAGGGTGACCAGGAAGCCAAGTGAGGCGCATGTGACATGAAATAATTTCCTGGAGAACAGATTGAAAAATACACATCTTTTATGATCTTTATACTGTTCCTCTGTTGATGAGAGGAGGTATTATACGCATATGCTTTCTTACCTGCGTTGGAATTTCATGGAGTAGGACAGTGTAGTCAAACTCAATAAAATCGTCTTTCCTTATCTGGGTatgtatcaaaaagaaaaaaatgatcaaGAACACAAGTTATATTGTTGAAGTTTAGAGTCTACTTTGATTTACTTGACTGCATTTAGCTTGCTTAGGGAGCGAGATGGATAGGGCTCGAGGTGGCTGTGGTCGTTGGCTGGAGTGAGCCAGGTTTTTTACGGGGAGAGACAGGGAATTAGGAGCACTTCCTGCATAAAAGCTTTGAAGGCAGTAACTGCAGCGTGGCTCTGCAGTCTGACTGTTCTCTGATGTGAAACTAGGCTGACTCAGATGCTAATTAATTGAGTTTAACCCTCAAATAAATTTGAGAATCTTACCTGACTATTAATCACCCCTTCAGAGAAATCTCATTCTAAATAACTAGGGAGTAAAAACCAAACACTGTCTTATCGATCACAGACGACTGAGGGAAACAAAGCTTTGGGAACTCCTATTCTATATGCTGCAGGTGTTACGTTCCCTGGAGAGCGTATGTCAGGTGCTAGACTGATGCTATCTTCGAGCTTGGCTAAGAGGGCAAAGAGTACTAGGAGCGACTTAGTATGGGGCTGATAAACTGCAGGACCATATGTTCAACTCTCCCAATGAAACCTGCAGAAGCCAACAGATCCACTCATGCAAACAAGGAAAACCAAATTTTGTCCAAATGAGTAAAATTTTTCCACCAAAACCTGGACAAAATAGTTGTCCAGAGGTGGAGATACTTGTATGGAGAAGCCACTGGGATTTTGGGAGAATCACACCCATTACAGAGAGGGTGAGCTGTTGATGGCTGGTTTATTCCCTGCTGCTTGGTAGACTCTGTTAGCTTCTGTAACGCAGACATGTCATTTCCGCTTCGCTTACCCACTGCTTCACAGACTTGACTTGTGCCATGAAGTAACCCAAGTTCTCCGTTGACTTTTCCCACATTATGTAACTGCTGCCAGCAACAGCCAAAGCCCACGCTGGCTCCAGGGCAGGTTCAATATTTCCATAGCTGTCTGCAAGGGAGAAAGGGAGTAATATAGAAATTATTAATTCTGGCTGTTCAGCAGAAGAATGATAAAGCACAGAACACTTTTGCCTGGCGTAGCCCTACTCCTGGGAAGTGACTCTTCCCTCAGATGCGTTACAATCTTGAACAGAGAGGGGAACGATGCTAAACCTGCAGTCACAGTAAAAGTACGAAAGTGTGACGGAACTGAAATTGCCAAGAGACACTATTCACAGGGTCCCCACGAGGAGGCGAGAAACCCAATATCCACGATAATGGAGGTCCTTACCTAACCGGGAGGAAAAGTGGGACTGGGGCGCTCTGTTTCCAGGATGGAAAAATTCTGTTAGTCATCCCTTGTGAATTTCCACCCGCAGCGGGGGAAGGTGTGTGGCTTCAGGCAGTTGTTATTACTTGAGGACATTTTGGATTTACTTGAACATAAAATTGCATAGGCTTGTTTTTAAATCCCAAACACCTTCACAACATTGTGTTGACTACCGTTGTTGCTAAAACGCAGccgtttttttttctccccaggaatTGTTGGCAAGGTGGAACTGTTTTGATAGTTAGCTCTCTGGTTTTAGCGTGCTACTGTAAATATATGTGtctactttttaaaacacatgtaCATTTGTTTGTGTTCTTAAAAGTGTCCAGACTCTTGGAGATAAAGTGAAATACAATTGATTATTTGGAGGAATATACCTGGAATATTGTTTCCAAttattggtttggtttggtgCCTAAGTTTTTGGTAAAGTCTGTTGTCCTCTTCTTGGATTTGCTTCTGGTCTTTGGTATGCACGCACTTGATATTGACAACAGGCGAAGACTTTGTCTTCGAATACAACACTGTAGCGAGGCAGCTCCCGGCATTTTCCTGTAAAGGGAGAATTTAAAACTGTTATCTTTAATCGAGATTTTTTATTTACCAGCAACACATTCTTAAAAAAGCTCTTGGTATTAACATGGGAAGTATACATGTGGAGTACATACATGTCTTTATGAGACACTTTGTATGAAGCTGTACAGGGGTCAAGAAAGTCTTAGATGGAtataaatttttttccagaaaagtaaaTAGGTTAAAACCACAAGGCTAAAGTGACTTAacagaagtttttaattaaagtgtAGCGGAAATGCACTAAGTCATCTTGGAAATATGTTTGAGAGTTCTCAAGAAATAACATTAATTCATAACAGGGAATTTCATTGTATGATACTTCagccttaaaacaaaaataatctaatgCTTCATACtaaattctgaaaataatctgaatttcataaaatgtgtgtgtaatgaaaaagcagatgctttcagTAAAATTGCTAATGACAACTGTCTGACAGAATGAATAGGGAGGGGGGGTTATAATTAAACAGAACACACAACTGTCAACTCTTTATTCTCATTTTGGTGTGGACACAGCAGGAGCTACAGCTGGATAATGAGGACCATACTGTCACCCTGAGTTTGGAGCATCGCGAAGTTTCCCTCAGGCGCTTGGTTGCCTGGTGTGACTTAAATGAGCCAATCTCGTCAGGCACTGAGCAAAGCAGGTACCTACGGTGCTCTGACCACTTGGACCCCGGCGGAGGCAGAGGACGGATTAGATGAGATACTCGGGTGATGCGAAAAGGAAACCATGCCCCGTGCGGGACAGGCAGGCAGAAGCATAAAGGTAAGGCAATTGTCAAAGGTCCATTTACGAAAGCAATTAAATGTACCCTGTTTTGGAGATGTTGAAGTTCATTTAACGCACACTGTCAGAAGAAACGTGGTGGACCGTAAACTCACCCCGGTTTTGTAGTCTTCGGTAGTGAACTGCAGGTAATACTTGTGACCAGAGCCTGGAATGTTCTGGAAGAGAGAAGGATTCAGCCGTCAGTGTAACTATAGCCTTACGTACTGTAACTTGCCGAGGTGTTGCCATGAGCGCTGAGGAGGGAAAACGAGGGTGCTATGGCTACTTCATGGCCTTGTAGCATCAGGAGACTGGTCAGATGAGATGCACCGAGATGATCCTAGCAGCAAACACAAAGGGtcttaacaacaacaataaataacCTTTATATTAAGGGATGTTTTAAAGCCTTTCCTCACAGagataagcaagaagaaaaatgcagctcAAAGTCCTTCACAGGACAGATTGATACtgagtaactttaaaaataataaaattacagatCGGTGTTCAGCTTCCGAGGAGGTATTTTTTGCACAGGCTATCAGAGTGCCCTTGAATATATAAATGAATCAAATCTTGCTGACTGATTCACAGCTGAACAGGAATTACACAGGCTAATTTAATCTTTGGGATGCTAGCCTTTCtagtttttttttctattgtgacTGGAAAGAGACTAGTTTCACTACACAGCGTGTCAGAGCAGGATTCTGATCTGTCTGCTCTCTTTTGCCCTGAAAATACCAGTCATTAAGTTGCCGATCAACTATCCAAGCTCCCGCTTGTTAAGGAACAATAAAAGAATACTCcttgctgatgggaagcagccaGTAGCACCTCTTGTAGCACAAAACATCAGAAAAGCCTTAGAAATGTTCACCtttgaaatatgtaattttcttggatttaggtttttgtttgtttgttttggggtttttttcctgttgctgacaGAAATGGTTCAATTAACAAATTGTATTTTTGGTGTGGGATATCACAGCCTGTCCTGGCCCTAAGCATGCTGAAGCAGAAACTAGCTTTTAAAGTTGGCCATGAAAGATATTAATTTCCCTGAAACAGGATCAATGTCTCATTTAATAGTGTAAGAGCAGAGGCTAATAAAAAGTATCTGCATTATCTGCTCTTTACTTCGTTAGTCAGTCTCATATTTTCCTACCAACTTGTATATTCACTTTTGAAatcttctatatttatttttgagTGGGGAGTCAGAGTAACAAATAGTAtggaaaactttttatttattcaactAATTCCTTGTAAAATGACATTATGTGCCATTTAACTGTTTGGTACATTTCCAAGCCTTTCCTTTGATTAAATCAGCCAGAAATAAACGaaagaaaataagtctttttgTATGCTATACTGTGATTTATTAGATAAGCTTTCTGATACACAAGCCAGGTCACTTCTGTCCGAAAGTTTGTTGCTTTTGCATATATTACCTGGTTTAATAAGAGGCATTCTCCCTTCTTATAAACCTCTTCTTGTTTCCATTTGCTACTGGTGTAGGATATATTGTTACATGGGTTTTCCTTTGTGCAGCATGTGTGAGGTAGTGtgtagaaaatgcattttactggAGAATGCAAGCTGCCCTTTAAAGTGTACATTTAAGTCAAATTGCTGTCTTTTGAAGTGTACATTTAAGTCAATTGTATTCCAGCAACAGCACCCATTCGTTAgtcttatttgttttttaaatacaatactcTTCAGATAAACAGGAGGGGAATCCTGGCAGGTTGCACAATTTTGAAGATGAGAACCCAAAGCAAACATGGACGTGTTTTATTTATCTAAACTTGGGCCTTTGTGTTCCCATCATACTTTCTTCCAGGAAGCCATTAATAGCATAGTGTTAGCCAAGTTTCATTCCCAGGGCAAGGCCATCAGCCCAGCACCTGCCTTTAGTACACACATGGAGTTATACACTGCAGATAAGAGGGCAAATTGGTTTAGTCACTCGCTCTGCTTTTATGAAATCCCCTTTTGAAGCTTTACAATGAGGCGAGTCTGGAGCTGGACCCAGCTGACACCGTGAAGGGAATGGAGAGAGGATGGGTTCAGACTTACAGTCTCTTCTCTGCCGCCTCGTTCTCCCCTTCTCGCCTGCCCCCGTTTTGTGTGTTGGCTAAAATCTTGTCCTCAAAACGACAGAGATTATGATGTGAACAGACACTCTTAGCACAGCAAAATGGTAAAAACTAGCTTTGTGAAGTGCAGGTTTACAAAAGAATCAATAATGCGTGGCGCTGAAAGAAGGGTCTGATCTCATGATAATCGCTGCAGTTAAGTCAAAGTTTCTGATTATTGTAAAGCTACCCAAGAGGTGTTATCTCTATTGTTTCTAACATTCTTCATTTGATCAAGTATGggtatttttttaagcacagtgACCTAGGCTTATTGCTTTTCTTGTCATCAGTACCGCAGATGAGAGAACATGAAATAGAGTCAGTTGGACTACCACACTTCTGAAGCAGGAGAAACTTAGCTCTGATTTAACGGATGATAGTGGATGGGGTTTCCTGCTGAACCTTTTCCTCAAGGGGCACAGTACAGCAGCATGATGGTGCCAGACCAGCCTGACACTCCCAGTTACAACATCAGGGTCTTAAAGTCTGTAACAGAAGCTCTTCTATAGTTAAGCTGGATCTTTTCTGTCCAGCATATTCGgtcatttaaaatatgttcaacTTTTCTTCTAATATTATTTGTTCTTGCACTGGTGTTGCCTGTTCTGTCTGCtaaagaaaaaatcatttttatagcTGTGATAACTTTGAGAATAGTAATCAGATTCTGACAGAGTATCTCGGCAGTTTCATTGCATTTGCCTGATATTGAGCactaatgaagaaaacaaaatcagttgGAACTTTTTATAAAGTAATTATTCAGTCTCTGATTCTTCTCAATAGAAGGATATAGAAAAGCTTCATGACTAATAACTTGGTAAATACTCGCTTTAAAAAGAATACATAATTCTGTGCTTATGTGGTTTTTGAAGTAGGTATTCTCTCTTCATTTGCAACAACTCCACCATAGCAGTACTACTCACCTAGAAAGCTTTCAAGCAGCGCTACACAGCTAAAATACATACTCGGTCTGGGTATGCATACCAGAGAGCTGCTTTCATCTTACCAGGGAGAGGCAGAAGGTACATTTggcatgaaataattttaacttttatgaaagtatttctcattttgaagaaaaacatgactTTTATTTCCACTATTATTTTCCACTATCATCCCAAAATGCATCACGGTAAACCATCACACAGTGTGAGTTAAATAGGAGCTCAGGAATATTTGACATCACAGAATGATGGCTGGCTGAAAGCAGCCAAAGATAAAAGTgtccaaaagagaagaaaacaagtgagTAATTCATTTTTCCACTGAATATCTGGGTCTCGGGATTGTTTTATTTCCGGGCTAAAAATTAATGCAATTGTCATGACAGATTTTTAGTACTGTAAAGGCCAGAATAGCaatttaaaagcagtttcattCCAGGTCCCGAAAGAGGCAGTTTCACAATTGGTTTACACTGCTCTAACTTTCCACTGGCACGGAACGGGTGATCCCTCTCTCACCCCTTGCTGCAGGTTTCCATCTCTTCTCCTGTGTGTTTCCCCACCAGCATTTCTTCCCTGGGACCAGTTTTCAGTTGCTGGATCAGAGGACTGACCTGATCACTAGGCATGGAGAAGCTGGCACTGCTGAGAGAGGAGCGAGAGACATCTCCTTTGGGGTCTTGCCTGGGGGAATTCCCACCTCACAGCCCTGCCACGGTCCCTGCAAGCCAGCTCAGGTGGCCTGTGGCTTCTGGAGGTTCTGGAGATGTCTGATCCACAAGCAGCCAGGTGAACTCTCAAGCTGCCcccaggcaggagggaaaagccAGCAGAGATGGCTGTTTTCTCTACCTCTCTGTATTTAGCTTTCCCTAGACAATTTACCTACCCTGCCACTGATTTGACCTTTCTCACCCTAACGTGGGCTCCTGACTGTTGGAAATAAGTAGAAATCTTTTAACTGACTTCTAATACGAGGACCATAGTCCTGATATGACACTGTTTTGTGTCAAGATGAGCTTGTGAAGAGAAATACCCATctgtaaaattgtattttgtagtCCAATTTAAGCAAATGTTGCAGTTTAGCCAAGAGATTACCTAGCTTTACCTTTAGACTCCACCTCCTGGCTCACCTACCTACTGCTCAGTTATGATTTCCAGGACAGCTTGGTATGGGAGACTGCTACGTCAGTGTTTTGAAAGTTTCTCTCTTGAATTATAGGATCATCAGCTGGCATATACTAATGCTTCTCTTCTCAAAAATGTATGTTAACAATTCCATGAGATGCATGCTGCTGTTTCCTAGAAGATTCTCacttaagttaaaataaaaacccacatCAATGAGAATGgatgacaaaaagaaaagtgcagCCAATGGCAAGGTAGGAATTATTATATGTTTGGTATATCTCTACTCTTTGTTCCTAGGAGAGAAAAGCACTGAAGTCTTATTTTACCTGAACTTGAAAAATCCTTCACATCTAACAGAGTTACCGTACTGGTGACTTCTCCAGTCCTGTTTCTAATTACCACAGTTTCAATACAATGCTCATGATTAAATTCCATGATAAAATTATGCTATTTTTAGTGGAACCGGTAATATACTAACCAATAGCAAACtagccttcttaaaaaaaaaaaaattaaaaataaaaccaaaacaacccaaccaaccaaccaaaaaaccccaaacccccaataTTTCTGTCTCTTGCATTCACATAATATAGCACATTCCttccaggaaattattttcatttgttttttacagtggaggacagaaaagaaggaagtgaCCATGTCTAGtccatttcttctcttgttttcacAGAGTGtgcaaagaaaaaggggaaataaagtgCAGAAGGTGGTTACAGCGAGCTCCTACAGCATTGAATACTGTGAGGAAATAATGAGGCATTTCACTTCTCCGTAAtgaaccaatttttttctttcctatattaaAAAGCAGGTGGCTGATAGTGGAAAaaatcccttcccctccccgcaaCCAAAACTACCTTGCAAATACTCAGTTACGCTGGGGCTGGAAAGAGGATCTGCACCAACCCCTTACTTCTGATATGACTACTGATATGTCTCTTCACTAGACAAGTGCGCTGCTTGCAGCAGCACACACTGCTCCCAGAGGCCATGTTGTTGTGCTTAAGAGGCACAAGCATTcgtatatgtaaatatatacatacatgcacactaCCCAGTAAAGTGCCCAGTAAATACAGAAGCAGCACTTGTACCTTTCGAGAGAAGTATCAAATACCATAGTAAATTTCTGTCATAGGTCTCTGCAGCAATTTCATAGGAAGAATTAAATGTCACGCTAGCACGTCCATGCTCAGCACCTATTAAACTATATGTTTAATGACATGTTTGGGAATGAGGATGAGAACAGAGAGTTACCTAAAGGGTATGGTCTCAGATAGATCTGTAGCAGGACATCGTGTTTGCGTTCCCAGACAGGTAGCACGACTAATGCTATCTTTCAGCCTTGCGTTACACAAAGTAATACACAAATTCTGAATCGTTATGCAGTAGTTCGTGTTTTGTCAAATTTCATTGGAAATTATTCTGGTCTGTTAAATATTGTGTGCAACTCAAACAGGCTTGAAATTGTTTTGGAACCACTGTCAGCTGGGATATATGTGAAAGATTGAGGCTCAAGTTCAACATTGTAAGGACTGCAATAGTACATCCTAAGCCCTTTAGGCTGGCTTGGAACTTCTTTCTTGAAAGGGAAGATTTTACGCTACACCGTCTTACTCTCAATTTTAGGAGTGAGAGCCTGGATTGAACAAGCCATGCAGATCCTGAAGGACAAATGTTGTAAGATCTCCTTTTCCGATGCCAGAGCCATGAAAAGGATCCAGTGGAATCCAGTGCTGCATTGGCACTTCACACTGGGAATCCAAAACAACCAGCCCTCGCTTTAGGGAGCTGCCCAGCACTAGCCTGGTGAGAAAGTCTAGATGAGAGGGCTGATTTTAAATCCCATCCACTGCAATAGCTTAGACCCTCCTCAGCTCTCCAGGAAGGTAGTGCTTTCCTTCCAGGATCTACAGCCTTGGACAAATGTTCCCCAAAAGTTTTTGCCTGTTCTCTTACTTTCAGAAACTGAgtaagctgtaaaaaaaaaaaaaaaaaaaaaaccaaaccaaaccaaacctgtggccaaaggaagggaagggctgAGTGGCAGGTGCttgcgggcagcggcgggggcccTGACGGCCGGGGCAGGCTGTGGAACcacgcaggcagggcgcaggTACGCCAGGCGTGCCCATGGCACTGCCTCAAGCATCCCTGACAGGCTCTCCGTGACGTGAAAGCTCTGCCCCTGTAGCTGCTCCTATCTAGGAACCCCATCCCCTTCTGTCACCTCAATTTGGCATGTGTTTTGGAAGATAAAGGTGTGTTTTGGAAGATAACGGCATGTTTTCTGATGGGAACTGCCTCGCCTTTAGTTGAGCTCTTGGGTCTCCAGAGATAGAAAGCCAAAGTCCTCTTTGTCCCTCCTCACACAAAGTAGATGGTCGCTCCTGAAGCaattctgctgaaaatgtttccttatcaaactgttttctttccatcatGTGCCCGCCATGTGCCTCGGTTTCCTCCTTCCCTCATCTGCGCTACGCTGCTTTTGATTCCGGGACAGGGCACTCGAAGCAACCTCAGCTAACATACAGGGCGCTGGGCTTGGATTTGGGGGATATTTAAATCATGAGTAAGTTAATGACCTTTCGAGGTGGATCCTCACTCCCACCCCGAGGGGGCccggctgccccgagcccccTGAGGGACGGGCCGGCGGGACAGCAGCCCCCTCAGGGAGGCAGGAAGGTGCCCGGCGCCCAAGCACGGGGCCGCGCTAGGCTAAGCTAAGTGGTGCGGCTCAGCTCCGCACCACTGCCCGACtcttttattataataattatga contains:
- the LOC142412117 gene encoding ovocalyxin-32-like, translated to MQGLSAAPPAAFLLLLLLRLSALLLPAAAAPGAERELSPSSRLAAGAARVALHYLNFQTASPGALQTLGQVRKATVKNIPGSGHKYYLQFTTEDYKTGENAGSCLATVLYSKTKSSPVVNIKCVHTKDQKQIQEEDNRLYQKLRHQTKPIIGNNIPDSYGNIEPALEPAWALAVAGSSYIMWEKSTENLGYFMAQVKSVKQWIRKDDFIEFDYTVLLHEIPTQEIISCHMRLTWLPGHPLKVKYFCASENQGLEDGSGVESGSAAGILYERGANF